In Phlebotomus papatasi isolate M1 chromosome 1, Ppap_2.1, whole genome shotgun sequence, the following proteins share a genomic window:
- the LOC129810246 gene encoding follicle cell protein 3C-1 has product MKTSQVISLCLLVVVFGQSSGMTTGIGAKNLTSLLGGRNLIGHTSFKESLQELQQQLQVNEIERHPCSCAVFLSGQFTKGSKEAPRGSPALIHEHEETFQCTLLGLKQCTNWCLESLVKHLPNSGPLLCAAIDRDCHKERAYLFVENCNGTWINTNFSAGREYCCKDGVPYKCPLLPSITAGKSL; this is encoded by the exons ATGAAGACATCTCAGGTGATTAGTTTGTGTCTGTTGGTGGTAGTTTTTGGACAATCATCAGGGATGACAACAGGGATTGGAGCAAAAAACCTAACCAGTCTCCTGGGTGGAAGAAATCTCATCGGACATACATCTTTCAAGGAATCCCTGCAAGAACTCCAGCAGCAACTTCAGGTGAATGAAATTGAACGACATCCCTGCAGCTGTGCTGTCTTCCTATCTGGTCAATTTACAAAGGGATCCAAGGAAGCCCCAAGGGGATCACCAGCTCTAATTCACGAGCATGAGGAGACTTTCCAATGTACCCTCCTTGGACTGAAGCAGTGCACAAATTGGTGTCTTGAATCg CTGGTCAAACATCTTCCAAATTCCGGACCACTCCTCTGTGCTGCCATCGATCGCGATTGTCACAAGGAACGCGCCTACTTATTTGTGGAGAACTGCAATGGCACGTGGATCAACACAAACTTTTCAGCAGGACGAGAATACTGCTGCAAAGATGGTGTCCCCTACAAATGTCCCCTTCTACCCTCAATCACCGCAGGAAAATCTCTCTAA
- the LOC129806310 gene encoding hydroxyacyl-thioester dehydratase type 2, mitochondrial yields MMLARVQNILRAMESSRSFTTVAAHVKKGDILEVTRRISQGDVDRFTRVIGDKNPIHSSDQPPEHRLIPGSLLNGIVSGLVGSQLPGPGSILVSQKLSFPHKCVVDKDINIRIEVADLRKIITVTYECYQDKKIVFKGEANLMHKEV; encoded by the coding sequence ATGATGCTGGCAAGAGTACAAAACATCCTCAGGGCAATGGAGTCTTCCAGGAGCTTCACAACGGTGGCGGCTCACGTGAAAAAAGGTGACATTCTTGAGGTCACCAGACGCATTTCTCAGGGCGACGTCGATCGATTTACTCGTGTTATCGGAGACAAGAACCCCATTCACTCAAGTGACCAACCACCTGAACATCGTCTCATTCCCGGTTCGCTCCTCAATGGAATCGTCTCTGGACTAGTGGGAAGTCAATTACCCGGTCCCGGAAGTATCCTTGTCTCACAGAAACTGTCCTTTCCACACAAATGCGTCGTGGACAAGGACATCAACATCCGCATTGAAGTAGCCGATCTCAGGAAGATCATCACAGTGACCTATGAATGCTATCAAGACAAGAAAATTGTCTTCAAAGGCGAAGCCAATCTTATGCACAAGGaagtttaa